The genomic interval GGCTCGTCGCCGAAGGCCGCTTCACGCACGAGGGCCGAGGTCGCAAGGCCGTTCTGTACGTCACCGAGGACACGGCCCGCACCCTTGCCCCGCACCCCGACTTCCTTCGGCACGCGTTCCGGCAGGACGCCGGTCTCGCCCCCTGGGACGGCACCTGGCACCTGGCCGCCTTCGCCCTCCCCGAAACGGAACGGGCGGCCCGCGACACCCTCCGCGACACCCTGGTCCACCTGGGCGGCGCCTCTCTCCAGGGCGGCCTCTATGTGTGCGCCAACCCCTGGGAGCCGTACGTCGAAGAGGCCGTCGAGCACCTCGGTGTACGCGACGCGCTCACCCTCCTCACCACTACCGACCTGCGCCGGGGTGTGCACCAGGCTCCTGCCGACCTCTCCCGCGCCCTCTGGCCGCACGAGGAGATCGCCGCCCGCTACGACCGCCTCGCTGCCGTCGCCCGCCCCCGCCTGGCCCGCCTCACCTCTCCGGAACCCCTCACTCCGCCCCAGCTCCTCACCCTCGCGGTGGAGCTCGCCGCCGAACTCAGCCGCGCCATGGACCCGGATCCCCTCCTTCCGCCCGAACTCCTTCCCGCTCCCTGGCCGGGCGCGGAGGCCCGCACCCTGGTGGCCCGCTGCTGGGAGGCCCTGGACGTGCGCGCGGAATCCCGGAACTCCGGCGCCCCGCTCCCCACCCTCTTCCGTACCTACGCGGAAGCCGCTCAGGAAGCGGTCGTGGCCGCCCGCTCACGCTGAGACGGGTCGGGCGAGGTCGGGTCAACGGAGCGATGTGAGTGACCCGTTGTCCGCCGATTTGTTGTCCGCGGACAACAAATCGGCGCTCAGGACTCCTCGTTCTCGTCGCCCCACCGTCGGCTCCACGCGTCGAGCGGTCGCAGTGCCGTGACCAAGCCGGTGCCGAGCGGGGTGAGGTGGTAGCCGTCGGGGCGCAGGGCGATCAGGCGGGCGTCGATGAGTTCGGCGAGTCGGGTGCTGAGGACGCTGGAGGACATCTGGGCGCAGCGGCGCTGCAACTCCCGGAACCCGGCGGGGGACTGGCTCAACTCCCATACGACGCGCAGCGCCCAGCGACGTCCGAGGAGGTCGAGCGCGGCCATGAGGGGACGGCCGGAGGCCGAACCGCGTACGGGGGTGCCGGGGC from Streptomyces sp. NBC_00237 carries:
- a CDS encoding PaaX family transcriptional regulator C-terminal domain-containing protein, whose product is MDTTADDRVEVPTRMLVHALIREDGTVATGELYEVADMLGMSDQQVRLCIKRLVAEGRFTHEGRGRKAVLYVTEDTARTLAPHPDFLRHAFRQDAGLAPWDGTWHLAAFALPETERAARDTLRDTLVHLGGASLQGGLYVCANPWEPYVEEAVEHLGVRDALTLLTTTDLRRGVHQAPADLSRALWPHEEIAARYDRLAAVARPRLARLTSPEPLTPPQLLTLAVELAAELSRAMDPDPLLPPELLPAPWPGAEARTLVARCWEALDVRAESRNSGAPLPTLFRTYAEAAQEAVVAARSR
- a CDS encoding helix-turn-helix domain-containing protein, with protein sequence MAALDLLGRRWALRVVWELSQSPAGFRELQRRCAQMSSSVLSTRLAELIDARLIALRPDGYHLTPLGTGLVTALRPLDAWSRRWGDENEES